One part of the Solanum dulcamara chromosome 3, daSolDulc1.2, whole genome shotgun sequence genome encodes these proteins:
- the LOC129883422 gene encoding uncharacterized protein LOC129883422, giving the protein MFIKTKISVGIRGSVEQYNNVKVLLKAIDEQFETSANALASTLIMKFSSMRLTSVRGVPEHIMKMRDLAAQLKILDVEMSETFLVHYILNILPAQYGPFKISYNAHKDKRSINELMAMCVQEKGRLLMETGKSAFMTTQGKKTNQANKKWKGKAPLKTDIKKESKCRFCREKGHIRQDCDKFQQ; this is encoded by the coding sequence ATGTTCATTAAAACTAAAATCTCTGTCGGTATTCGTGGTTCTGTCGAACAGTATAACAATGTCAAGGTATTACTGAAGGCTATTGATGAACAATTTGAGACTTCAGCTAATGCACTTGCCAGCACCTTAATTATGAAATTCTCATCAATGAGACTCACCAGTGTGAGGGGTGTGCCTGAGCACATTATGAAAATGCGAGACTTAGCGGCTCAACTAAAGATTCTTGATGTTGAAATGTCTGAGACTTTTCTTGTGCACTATATTTTGAACATTTTGCCTGCACAGTATGGTCCATTTAAGATCTCTTATAATGCACATAAAGACAAACGGTCTATTAATGAACTTATGGCCATGTGTGTTCAAGAGAAAGGCCGACTGCTGATGGAAACAGGAAAAAGTGCATTCATGActactcaaggaaagaagaccAATCAAGCCAATAAGAAGTGGAAAGGAAAGGCACCACTTAAAACTGACATTAAGAAAGAATCTAAGTGTCGCTTTTGTAGAGAAAAGGGGCACATAAGGCAGGATTGTGACAAATTTCAACAATAG
- the LOC129882360 gene encoding protein OCTOPUS-like translates to MNPTTVDPTQPPPQLPQLTQPPRSSFSCDRHPDEQFTGFCPECLCERLTTLDNNSNNNNPSSSSRRPSTSSSSAAAAAIKSLFSKPSVSSSVANLPPKPIKPTSFFPELRRTKSFSASKNEALGFNTAAFEPQRKSCDVRGRNTLWSLFSIDDETKTGKPTCSQKQNPNDIGDGFVGRPVKEEEEEDEPENDEDSGNVVDEIIEEELPVENEVEPEIVVEEGVNGDILKPMKDHIDLDSQGKKGSGGKDLKEIAGSFWSAASVFSKKWHNWRKKQKLKKRNNGENSGTLPVEKPISRRYRDTQSEIADYGFGRRSCDTDPRFSLDAGRISFDDPRYSFDEPRASWDGYLIGRSFPRMPPMVSVIEDAPVLHIPRSDNQIPVEEPRLSMTSINEDEGVPGGSTQTKEYYSDSSSRRRKSLDRSNSIRKTAAAVVAEMDEMKAVSNAKVLPAMGDQFLGAKVLVGERDSNSNSNSLRDDCSETFELTGFRDNSSVIGNGERKESKKSRRWAWNLWGFIHRRVSGNKDEEDDRYSRSNGVERSFSESWQDLRTNGDVRGGINRKVFRSNSSVSWRNSTGIGGSFGSMRKSSVEMNGHVKKKRDDIVFERNRSARYSPNHLDNGLLRFYLTPMRGSRRGLPGKSRTNGSHSIARSLLRLY, encoded by the coding sequence ATGAATCCGACCACTGTAGACCCAACACAACCACCACCACAGCTACCTCAGCTGACACAACCACCGCGCTCTTCCTTCAGTTGTGACCGACACCCAGATGAACAATTCACCGGTTTTTGTCCTGAATGTCTCTGTGAACGACTCACCACCTTAGATAACAACAGTAACAATAAcaatccttcttcttcttctcgaCGTCCTTCTACTTCTTCATCttctgctgctgctgctgctattAAATCCCTTTTCTCCAAACCTTCTGTTTCTTCTTCTGTTGCTAATCTTCCTCCTAAACCCATTAAACCCACTTCGTTTTTTCCCGAGCTTCGTCGGACTAAGTCGTTTTCTGCTTCTAAAAACGAGGCGTTGGGGTTTAATACTGCTGCTTTTGAACCCCAAAGGAAATCCTGTGACGTTCGTGGTCGTAATACCCTTTGGTCTTTGTTTTCTATTGACGACGAGACAAAAACTGGGAAACCCACTTGTTCGCAAAAGCAAAATCCGAATGATATTGGTGACGGGTTTGTTGGTAGACCAGttaaagaggaagaggaagaagacgAACCCGAAAACGATGAAGATTCTGGAAATGTGGTTGATGAAATAATTGAAGAGGAGCTACCGGTGGAAAATGAGGTGGAACCGGAGATTGTGGTGGAAGAGGGGGTGAATGGGGATATATTGAAACCGATGAAAGATCATATAGATCTTGACTCGCAGGGCAAAAAAGGTTCAGGAGGAAAGGATTTGAAGGAAATTGCAGGGAGTTTTTGGTCAGCTGCATCGGTATTTAGCAAGAAATGGCATAACTGGAGGAAAAAACAGAAGCTGAAGAAGAGAAACAATGGAGAAAACTCGGGTACATTGCCTGTAGAAAAACCCATTTCAAGGCGTTATAGAGATACCCAATCCGAGATAGCAGATTATGGTTTTGGAAGAAGGTCCTGTGATACTGATCCTCGGTTTTCGCTCGATGCTGGGAGGATAAGCTTTGATGATCCAAGGTACTCTTTCGACGAACCTCGTGCTTCATGGGATGGTTATTTGATTGGTAGGAGTTTTCCTAGAATGCCACCAATGGTTTCAGTTATAGAAGATGCCCCAGTTTTGCATATTCCGCGGTCCGATAATCAAATACCAGTTGAGGAGCCGCGTCTTTCAATGACTTCTATCAATGAGGATGAAGGGGTTCCTGGAGGGTCTACTCAGACTAAAGAGTATTACTCGGATTCATCTTCGAGGAGAAGGAAGAGTCTTGATAGGTCTAATTCAATTAGGAAGACTGCAGCTGCTGTTGTGGCAGAAATGGATGAGATGAAGGCAGTATCTAATGCTAAAGTATTGCCTGCAATGGGTGATCAATTTCTTGGAGCCAAAGTGTTGGTTGGTGAGAGGGATTCAAATTCTAATTCCAATTCTTTAAGAGATGACTGCTCTGAGACTTTTGAATTGACAGGTTTTAGGGATAATAGTTCAGTGATTGGAAATGGGGAACGAAAGGAGTCGAAAAAGTCAAGGAGGTGGGCCtggaatttatggggttttATACATAGGAGAGTTAGTGGGaacaaagatgaagaagatgataGGTATAGTAGATCAAATGGAGTGGAGAGGTCGTTTTCAGAATCTTGGCAAGACTTGAGGACAAATGGTGATGTAAGAGGTGGTATTAATAGGAAGGTATTCAGGAGTAACAGCAGTGTGAGCTGGAGAAATTCGACCGGTATTGGTGGATCATTTGGGAGTATGAGGAAATCTAGTGTTGAGATGAATGGACAtgtaaagaagaaaagagatgatATTGTATTTGAGAGGAATCGGAGCGCTAGGTATTCGCCTAATCATCTCGATAATGGACTCTTGAGGTTCTACTTGACACCCATGAGAGGCAGCCGGAGAGGTTTACCAGGAAAAAGTAGAACAAATGGCTCACACTCGATCGCGAGGAGTTTACTTCGACTGTACTGA